Sequence from the Microbacterium sp. 1.5R genome:
GACCCTCGAGCGCCTTGCCGAGCACGACCTCTGCCGCGGTGTTCGCGTAGGTGTCTGCGGTGTCGAATGTGGTGATGCCGACGTCGAGCGCCGCGTGCACCGTCTTGACGGCGGCGTCGTCGCCGACCTGCGAAGCGTGCGTGACCCAGTTGCCGTAGGTGATCTCAGAGACCTTGAGACCGCTGTTGCCGAGATAGCGATAGTTGACCATGCCATAACGCTACCGGCCGCGGCAGGCGCCGGGCCCGGATCAGACGCGCGGTTCGACCAGCTGCTCCTGCTCGGCGAGCGTCTGCGCCTGGGCGCGCTTCTCGGCGAGCTCGCGCTCCTGCGCCGCGTCACGCGCTTCGGCGGCCTGGGCGGCCTCCTTGCGCTCGGCGCGGGTCTGCGGCTCGCCTGATCCGGCATCCGCCTGGATCCCCTGCGACTGCACGGTGACGATCGCCGCGCGGTCGCGGAACCCCTCGGCGGTCACCTTGTCGAGCGCGACCTGCTTGCGGATCGCGACGGCCTTCTCGTAGAGCGACGGGTCGCCGTAGGAGGTGAGCACCTTCACGAGCACGGGCAGCAGCTCGATCATGAAGAACAGTGCGGCGATGAGGATGTGCGCCCACAGGATCGTCGGCTCCTTCTCGCTGAGCCTGTTCAGACCGCTGATCTGGCTGAGCAGACCGATCGCGCCCGCGTTGCCGGACGCCACCGATTCGGCGCGCGCGTTGTACGCGGCGAGCGCGGTGTCATAGCTGTCGCGCGCGGCGGGCAGCTGAGACTGCGCCTCTTCACGGTTCCGCGACTCCGACGTGCTGGTGTTCTCCTTGGCGGCGGTGCCCGCGGCTGCCAGCTCTTCGTTGGCGGTGCGCAGCTGCGCGGCGAGCGCGTCGTAGGTCTGCTGCGCCTCGGCGAGCTGGGCCTGGGCGGCATCCGAGCTCGCGCCCTCGCCGTTCACGCCGGTGCAGCCGGGAACCGTGCCTGCACCTTCGCCGGTGAGCTCGCACTGGTAGAGGACGCGGGCCTGGTCGATCACGGCCTGCTGCTCGGTCATCTTGGCCGTGAGGTCGTCGACCGTGGCCTGCGCGGCCGATTCGGTCGCCGACGACGAGTCGGTGCCGGCGACGATTCCGGTCGCCGCCTGGTTCTCGAGCTCGGCGACGCGGTCGGATGCGGCGTCGAGCGCCTTCTTCTCGGGGCCGGTCTCGAGTGCATCCTGGTCGGCCTGCGCCTGGGTGATGTTCGTCGAGGCGACCTCGCGCGCGATGTCGTTGTGGAAGATCTGCAGCACGAGCGGCTCGGCGACGACGAAGCCGATGATCGCGGCCATGATCACACGTGGGATCGCGAGGCCGATGAGCTTCCAGACGTTGCGGGTCGACGTCATGGTCGAGGTGAGGAAGCGATCGAGGTTGAAGATGATGAGCGCCCAGACGACCGCCAGCGGCACGGCCAGCCAGATCGCGGCCTGCACGCCCGTGGTCAGTGCGAACAGCATGGAGATCGCCGAGACCAGTGCGGTTCCGGCCAGCACGAAGAACATCTGCACGAAGCGCGAGGTCTCACCGGGGACGCGGTCGAGGATCTCGCCCTCGGCTCCGCCGAGGATGGCGAGCTTGCGCAGACGCGACCCCGGCACGCGCGGTGCGCGCTCGCGCGGCTGACGCCGGGGCTTGGGCTCACGCACGGGACGGGCGGATGCCGCGGCATCCTGCTCCTGCTCCGGCGCATCGGGCACCTCGGGTGCCTGCTGCGGTTCCGGCAGATCGGCGCCCGTGGGCTCGTACGCGCGCAGGAAGTCGAGGTCGTCCGTGTCAGCGTTCGGGTCGCTGTCGAGGATGATCCGACCCTGCGAATCGAACCGTCCTGGGCGGTGAGCGGAATAGGGCATTCCGACAATCTACGAAATGTCGCCTGTGGAAAACGTGCACGAACCCTGTGTTTCCGCCTCCGCGGGCCTCGTCAGGGTCAGCGCGGCAGCATGCGGACGAGCGCATCGGCGCTCGCGGCGAGCGCGTCCTTGAGCGAGAAATGTCCGGCGGCGCACAGCGTTCCGAGTCCGTGCACGAGGCCCCACACTCCGGTGACGCTCTGCGCGTCGAGGCCCGCCGCCACGGACGCCTCCGACAGCAGCTGCTCGAGCTCATCGATCAGGGGGGCCATGGTCTCGCTCGGCTCACCGGGGATGCACACCGTGGGGTCGTAGATCACGTCGAAGCCGTGCGGATGCTCGACCGCGTAGCGGATGTACGCGGCACCGCCTTCGATCACGGCGGATGCGGAGTCCGGCGCCTCCTCGATCCCGCCGCGCACCGCGGCCACCAGGTCGGCCATGCTGCGCTCGGCGAGGACCTTGAGCAGACCGCGCCGGTCGGAGAAGTGGTGGTACGGGGCGTTATGGCTCACGTCGGCGGCGCGGGCGACCTCGCGCAGGCTGATCTCCCCCGCGGGCTTCTCGGCGAGCAGCTGCATCGCCGCCGCCTCGAGGGCGTGGGCGAGGTCACCGTGGTGATAGCCGGATCGGGAACTTGACACAAGCAACATTGTTGCCTATCTTGACAGTGTCCACCACTGCTTGACACTGTCAACATAGGAGCGCACATGTCATCCGCACTGATCATCGACGGCCACCCCGATGCCGGATCCCTCACCGCAGAACTGGCCCGACGCTATGCCGCAGCGCATGGCGACGCCCGTGTCCTCGCTCTGCGCGATCTCGACTTCGATCCGTCGCTGCGCTTCGGCTACCGCCGGCGCATGCAGCTCGAGCCCGACCTGATCGACGCGAAGCGCGCACTGGCCGAAGCGCGGACGGTCGTGGTGTTCACGCCGCTCTGGTGGGGGTCGGTGCCGGCGTTGCTGAAGGGCTTCTTCGATCGGGCCCTGCTGCCGCAGCAGGAGTACCGGTACTCGAAGCTCGGGATGCCCGAAGGCCTGTTGACGGCTGCGAACGGACGCCTGTTCCTGCTGGCGGACACCCCGTGGTTCCTCACGCCCTTCACCGGGCTCCCGGCGCAGACGCACGTCGCCCGCGGGACGATGAGGTTCTGCGGCATCCGCTCGGTGCGCACCACGCGGATGCTGGGCGTCAAGGACGCGAGCCCCGCGCGCATCGAGTCGTGGCTGTCGCGCGCCGAGACTCTCGGTCGCCGCGACGGCCTTCGCGATCGCGCCAACGGCCCTCAGGCCATGGCGGCGGAGGCAGCCTCGTCTTCGGTCGTCGCGACGAGCTGACCGCAGGCACCGTCGATCTCCTTGCCGCGAGTGTCGCGGAGGGTCGTCGGGATGCCTGCGTCGTTGAGGCGGCGCACGAACTCGTTCTGCACCGAGGGCTCGGACGACGTCCAGATCGAGCCGGGCGTCGGGTTCAGCGGGATCGGGTTGACGTGCACCCAGCCGCGGCCGCGCTCGTTGAGCTTGTCGGCGAGCAGGTCGGCGCGCCAGGCGTGGTCGTTCATGTCCTTGATCAGCGCGTACTCGATCGAGACACGGCGGCCGGTCTTGGCGTAGTAGTCGTAGGCGGCGTCGAGCGCCTCGTCGACCTTCCAGCGCGAGTTCACCGGGATGAGCTCGTCGCGCAGGTGGTCATCCGGTGCGTGCAGCGACAGCGCGAAGGTGACGGGGATGCCCTCGTCGGCGAGCTTCTTGATGGCCGGCACGAGTCCGACCGTCGACACCGTGATGCCGCGAGCGCTCATGCCCAGGCCGTCGGGCTGGGGCGCGACCATCGATCGCACAGCATCCATCACGCGCTTGTAGTTGGCGAGCGGCTCACCCATGCCCATGAAGACGATGTTCGACACGCGCTCCATCGAGTGGTCATCGGCCTTCTTGCCGCCGAGACCGCCCTCGGCGATCAGGCGGTTGGCGCGGACGATCTGCTCGATGATCTCGGCGGTCGACATGTTGCGGGTGAGGCCCGCCTGGCCGGTGGCGCAGAACGGGCAGTTCATGCCGCACCCGGCCTGCGACGAGACGCACAGGGTGATGCGGCCCGGGTAGCGCATGAGCACCGACTCGACCAGCGCGCCGTCGTGCAGACGCCAGAGGAACTTGATCGTGTCGCCGCGGTCGGTCTCCAGGCGGCGCACCTCGGTGAGCAGCGGCGGCAGCATGCCGGCGACGAGCTGCTCCCGGGTGTCGGCCGGAAGATCCGTCATCTCCGCGGCATCCGACGTGTAGTGCCGGAAGTAGTGGGTCGAGAGCTGCTTCGCGCGGAAGCCGGGCAGGCCGAGCTCCTTGACCTTCTCGACGCGCTCGGCGGGCGTGAGGTCGGCGAGATGCACCGGCGGCTTGCCGCGCTTCGGGCTTGCGAACTGCAGCAGCGGCCGCCCCTCGGCATCCTTCTGCTGCGTCCATCCCTCGGTCGCAGGACGCACCTGCGGGGTGCCGGTCGAGCGGACTGCCCCCGAACGGGACGACGCGGGTGCCGTGGCGGGGCGCGTCTCGCGCGTGCGGGGAGTCTCGGTCATACCTCCAGGGTACGCGGTGCCGGGTGGGAAGCGCCTGGGGCGCCGGCCCCGGCGTCCCTAGACTGACCCCATGGACATCATCATCGCTGTCGGCGCGGTCATCGCAGCTGTCGTCGTGGGCGTGGTGATCATCGGCGCCGCCCTGCGCTCGATGCGCCCGAAGGCACCGGAGCCGCACGTGTTCACCCCGTCGCCGACGATGGCCCGATCCGTGGCGACCGCTTCGACGTCGACCGCCTCGGCATCGCAGCTGACACCCGCGGCGATCGCCGAGATCGACCGGCTCGTCGCGGCCGGGCAGAAGATCCACGCGATCAAGCTCTACCGGCAGCACACGGGCGTGCGCCTGCAGGAGGCCAAGGACCGGATCGACCACTGGTCCGTCAGCACCACGGCACCGCACCTCGCGGCCGTCTCGAACGCCTCGGCCGCCCACTCGTCGATCACGGCGACGCCGTCGTCGGTGCGGGGCGCGCTGCCGGCATCCGTCGCCTCCGAGGTCGACCGGCTCATCGCCGCCGAGCAGAAGATCCAGGCGATCAAGCTGGTCAGGGAGCACACCGGGCTCGGCCTCAAGCAGGCGAAGGACGTCGTCGAGGCCTGGCCACACCCGCGCCACTTGTAGTTACAGGCTGCGGTCGGGGAGAATGGAGCCGATCCCCCATCGAAGGAGTCTTCGCCATGCCCGACCGCCTCTCCCGCGCCCGTTCCGCCGGCGTCCTCGCCGTCTTGCGCGCACCCTCGCCCGAGCTCGCACTCGAGGCGTCCGAGGCGATCATCCGCGGTGGCGTGACCGGCATCGAGGTCACCTTCTCGACCCCCGACGCCCCCTCGGTGATCCGCGAACTCATCGCGCGCCACGGCGACGCGGCCTACATCGGCGCGGGCACAGTGACGACTGCCGAGCAGGCCGCCCTCGCCGCCGATGCCGGTGCGGAGTTCCTCGTCAGCCCCGGAACCCTGCCCGCTCTGACCCGAGCGATGCTCGAGACCGGCCGCGTCGTCATGACAGGCGCCATGACCCCGACCGAGGTCATGGGCGCGCTCGAGCTCGGCGTCGACGTGGTCAAGATCTTCCCCGCGTCCCTCGGCGGGCCCTCGTACCTCGGCGCGCTGCGCGGACCGTTCCCGGATGCTCCGCTGATGCCGACGGGAGGCGTCAGCCCCGACAACCTCGCCGACTGGTTCCGCGCCGGAGCCGTGGCGGTCGGAGCGGGCGGCGACCTCGCGAACGGCGCCTCGCTCGCTGCATCCGACTGGGCCGACATCGAACAGCGCTCGGCCCGCTTCGCCGCGGCGCTCGCTGCGACCCGCAGCTGAGTCGGCCGATGACCCGGTGATCGAACTCGCACCCCTCGCCTGGGCGGCGCTCGGCCTCGCCGCCGTCACGATCGGCATCTCGAAGACCGCGCTCCCCGGCGGCAGCATCCTGGCCATCGCACTGTTCGCGACCGTGCTCCCCGCGCGCACGTCGACCGCCGCGATGCTCCTGCTGCTCATCGTCGGCGACGTGTTCGCGTTGATCACCTATCGCCGCCACGCGCACTGGCCGACGCTGCTGCGCCTCGCGCCCGCCGTACTCGCAGGGCTGCTGGCCGGCTTCGCGTTCCTCGCGCTCGCGGGCGACGGCATCGTGCGTCGGGCGATCGGCGTGATCCTGCTGGCGATGATCGCAGTCACCCTGTGGCGGCGATGGCGGCAGGACCGGGCGGATGCCGCGTCGCCCGCACCGGGAGGCATCGTACTCTCGGGCGTCTACGGCACTCTCGGTGGCTTCACGACCATGGTCGCCAATGCGGGCGGACCCGTGATGTCGATGTACTTCCTCGCCACCCGCACGCCCGTGCAGGTGTTCCTCGGCACCTCGGCCTGGTTCTTCGCGATCATCAACCTCGTGAAGATCCCGTTCCTCGCGGGCCTCGGCCTCTTCGAGGGCCACGTGCTGCTCATGGATGCCGTGCTCGCGCCGCTCGTGGTGCTCGGCGCTCTGGGCGGCATCCGCCTCGCGAAGCGCATGAACCAGGTGCTGTTCGACCGCATCGTGATCGTGCTGACGATCGCCGGCGCCGTCTACCTGCTGTTCTGAGCGCCTGCTCCCCGCAGCAGAACCGCCTCAGTCGAGGAAGATGTCGGGGAACAGCCGGTCGTCGGGAGTGCCGGGGACGGCGGCGTAATGCGAGAAGTCGGTCACGCCGTCGGCCTCGAGCACGTCCTCGACGATCAGGGTCTGACCCGTGTACTCGGCCGCGGGCTTGAGCAGCACCGCATAGGCGGCGTCGGCGTAGATGTCGGGCGTGCGGCTCGCCGCCATGACCTTGTCGCCGCCGAGCAGGTTCTGCACCGCGGCGGTGGCGATGGTGGTGCGCGGCCACAGGGTGTTGGCGGCGATGCCGTCGCGGGCGAACTCCGCGGCAAGGCCGAGCGTGACCATCGTCATGCCGAACTTCGCGAGCGTGTATCCGGTGTGCGCACCGAGCCACTTCGGCGTGGGGTTCAGGGGCGGCGACAGCGACAGGATGTGGGGGTTCTCGGCGTCCTTGAGGATCGGCACCGCCGCGCGCGAGAGCATGAACGTGCCGCGGACGTTCACGTCCTGCATCAGGTCATACTTCTTCGCGCCGAGGTCGAGCGAGCGCGAGAGGTCGATGACGCTGGCGTTGTTGATGACGATGTCGATGCCGCCGAACTCGCCCTGCGTCTTGAGCACGGCCTCGGTGATGTCGTCGTCGTCGCGCACGTCCCCGACGATCGGCAGCGCCTGACCGCCCGCCGCCCTGATCTGGTCGGCGGCCGTGTGCACCGTTCCCTCGAGCTTCGGATGCGGGGTGTCGGTCTTCGCCAGCATCGCGATGTTCGCGCCGTCAGCCGCGGCACGCAGTGCGATCGCGAGTCCGATGCCGCGGCTGCCGCCGGACATCAGGATGGTCTTGCCTGCCAGTGACATGGATTCTCCTTGGAGCGTCGGGGCTTCGGGACTTCGGGGTTCGGGCTTACTTCGGTGCCATGCGGATCGCGCCGTCGAGGCGGATCGTCTCGCCGTTGAGGTAGCCGTTCTCGACGATCTGCTGCACGAGAGAGGCGTACTCGTCGGGGCGTCCGAGACGCGAGGGGAACGGCACCTGCTGGCCCAGCGAGTCCTGCGCCGCCTGCGGCAGGCCCATCAGCATCGGGGTCTCCATGATGCCGGGAGCGATCGTGCAGACGCGGATGCCGTAACGAGCGAGCTCGCGAGCGACGGGAAGCGTCATGGCGTGCACGCCGCCCTTCGAGGCCGAGTATGCCGGCTGGCCGATCTGCCCGTCGAAAGCGGCCACGCTCGCGGTGTTCACGATGACGCCACGGTCGCCGGTGTCGGTCGCGTCGTTCTTCGCGATCACGGCGGAGGCCTGGGACAGGACATTGAAGGTGCCGACGAGGTTGATGCGGACGACGCGCTCGAAGTCGGCGAGCACGGCCGGGTTGCCCTCGCGGTCGAGCACCTTCGCCGGCGGGGCGATGCCGGCGCAGTTGACGACGATCCGCAGCGGAGCGGCGGCCTGCGCTGCGGCCACGGCGGCAGCGGCATCCTCGGCGCTCGTGACGTCTCCGCCCGAGAACACCCCGCCGAGGTCTCTGGCGATCTCGGCCCCGGCCGACGAGGGCAGGTCGAGGATGGTGACGACGGCGCCGGCGGCGGCGAGCGTTCGCGCGGTGGCGAGGCCCAGACCGGACGCACCGCCGGTGATGAGAGCACTCGAGCCCTGGATCTGCATGCGGTTCTCCTTCGAAACGTGTGCGACTCAGTGTCAGTTTAGCTGATTCCGAGTTTCAGGCGACACATCGCCAGAGGCCTCGCGACGGTGTCGACCCCGAGCCTACGCCGCGCACGTCGAAGGGGCGGGGCCATGACGGCCCCGCCCCTTCGGAATGACTCGCGAGATCAGACCTGGATCTGCGCGGCGATGCCCTTCAGCTTGTGGCGTGCGAGCGCGAGGTTCGCCGACGCACTGTTGAGCACGAGGTAGATGAAGAGCCCGCTCGCACCGGTCGTGTTGAGCACGTTGATCAGGTGATACTGCGAGCTCAGGGTGATGAGGATGTCGTCGATCTCATCCGTGATGCCGAGGTCGCGCATCGTCGCCAGCTTGGCGCGCACGACGTTCGAGTTGCCCGCGGCGGCGATCCCCAGGTCGAATGAGGGGTTGCCGCCCTGGGCGAGTGCCATTCCGCTGCCGTAGTCGACGATCGCGGCGCCGGTGGCGCCCTCGATGGCCAGCAGCTGCTGCAGGGCGTCGTCAAGTGAACTCATGTTGTACTGCTCCTCTATGGTGATGCGTGTGCGCTCGACGCCGGCGTCAGGTGCCTGTGCGGATGCCGGGGCGTCGCCGCTCCAGATCCACTCGACGAACTGGTCGAGATCCCGTTCGCCGGATTCCTGCGACGAGATCGCCGGAGCCTTCGGCAGCCCGACCGCGGTAGCGTGAGCGGCATCGGAATCGGCACCGGGTGCGACCTCGGAAGCCGCGGATGCGGACGAGGAGGCATCGGCATCGCTGCCCTGCCGCCGCCACCACTGTGACCGGGACGAAACGCGCACGAAGACCTCTGATGTGTCGAGTGGGATGGATGATGCGGCCGCCGACGGCGACCGCGACTGAGACTAACCGCGTCCCGCCGCCCGGAGTCGGAAAAATACACGCATACCGATATACGTTCGAACATGAGATGAGCGCCCCATGAGCATCCCCTCCACGACGACGGAGATCCCGCCGATCGTGCGGTCACTGGCCGCGGGCGCCACGCTCACGCCGGTATGGCTGAACGGCATCGGCGGGCTCACCTTTCGCACCGACGACGGGCGCTACATCAAGTGGGGCCCGCATGACGCCGAGGCGAACATGCGGGACGAAGCGGAGCGGATGCGGTGGGCGCGGCGTTGGATCGCGGTTCCCGAGGTGATCGATCAGGGTGAGGACGCCACGCACGAGTGGCTCGTCACGGCTGCGCTCCCGGGCCGCAGCGCTGTGGCCCCCCGATGGATCGACGACCCCGAGACCGCCGTTCGCGCGGTCGGAACCGCACTGCGCGCGATGCACGACTCGCTGCCCGTCGAGCAGTGCCCCTGGACCTGGAGCCCCGCATGGAGGATCGCGAACGCGGTCGAGCGCGGCGTCACGGTGCCGGCCGACCTGCACGAGCCGCCTCGGCTCGAGTACTACCGCCGACTCTGGAACGAGACCTGAGACTCGACTCAGTCGGTCGGCGAGGCGTCCTCGTGCACGGCCACTCGGATCTCCGAGATCCGGCGACGATCGACGGCCGTCACGCGGATCGTCGCACCGGGCACCTCGACCGAATCACCGACCACCGCGAGGCGGCCGAGCATCTCGGTGACGAAGCCCGCGACCGTGTCCGATGCGCCACGGGGAAGCGCGATCCCGGTGATCTCGGCGAAGTCCTGCAGGTTGAGGCGGCCGTCGAGTGCGCCGCCGGCGTCCGGCATCCGGTCTTCCGTGTCGTATTCGTCGAAGATCTCGCCCACGACCTCTTCGACGAGGTCCTCGAGCGTCACGATGCCGTCGGTGCCGCCGTACTCGTCGACCACGACGGCGATCTGGTGACCGGCCGCCCGCATGCGGGTCAGGGTGGGAAGCACGCCCGCGGTCGAGGGCACGTACTCGACGGGACGCATGAGTCCGAGCACCGCGCGCGTCGCGTCGTCGGCGGCGGCCTCGAAGAGGTCGCGCACGTGCACGAAGCCCACGATGTCGTCGAGCGAGGCGTCGATCACCGGGTACCGCGAGAACGGCAGCTCGCGCACGTCCGCGATGGCCTCGGCGAGCGTCGCGGCGCCGTCGAGCGCGACGACCTCGGGACGGGGCCGCATGACCTCGCTCACCTGACGTCCGCGCAGCGACAGCACGTCGTCGAGGATGCGTCGCTCGTCGTCGGGGAGGCTCTGATGCGTCGCGACGATGTCGCGCAGCTCCTCCTCGCTGAGCTCGTCCGCCGCCTTGTGCGGGTCGCCGCCCAGCAGACGCACGACCGCATTCGTCGACACCGACAGCAGCCAGATGACCGGCCTCATGACCACGGCGAAGCCGTCGAGCACCGGCGCGACGGCATACGCGAACTGGGCGTTGCGCTGGATGGCGAGCCGCTTGGGCACGAGCTCGCCGAGCACGAGCGACAGGTAGGCGATCACGAGCGTCAGCAGCACGGTCGAGAGGGTGAGAGCCAGCGGAGCGGCGACCCCGAGGTTCTCGAGCAGAGGCGCGACCGACGGGGCGATCGAGGTCGCACCGTAGGCGGCCGAGGCGAAGCCGGCGACCGTCACGCCGATCTGCACCGCCGAGAGGAAGGTGTTCGGGTTGCGAGCGAGGCTCGCGACCTTCTCGCCTCGTCTGCCACGAGCAGCGATCGCATTGATCTGACTCTCACGCAACGTGACGAGGGCCATCTCCGTCGCGGCGAACACGCCGCCGACGAGGACGAACACGAACACCAGAGCGATGTTCACCGCGAGGTCGCCCATCAGCGGGCCACCTCACGAGGTGCGGGGGTGCCCGAGGTCATTCGGGCGCCGGGTCTGTCGGGGTCTGCGGACGCGTCGGAGCGGCGCGACTGGTTCACGAGTGTTCCTTCTGGGTGTCGGTGGTGAGCGGTGCAGAGCTGGACGGATCAGGAGTGTCGAGCGCGTCGCGCTTGTCGTCGCGTCGCGTCTTCATGAGGCTCGCGACGGTGGCGACGGCGATCGTCGCGCCGATGAAGACGAGCGAGAACCAGATCGGGATCTCAGGCGCCCACAGCATCGGCTCTCCGCCGTTGATGAACGGAAGCTCGTTGACGTGCATCGCGTGCAGCACGAGCTTGACGCCGATGAACGCGAGGATGACCGCGAGGCCCTGCGCGAGGTACACGAGGCGCTGCAGCAGGCCGCCGATGAGGAAGTACAGCTGGCGCAGGCCCATGAGGGCGAAGGCGTTGGCCGTGAAGACGATGTAGGCCTCTTCGGTCAGACCGTAGATGGCGGGGATCGAGTCGACCGCGAAGATCAGGTCGACGAAGCCGATCGCGATGATCACGAGGAACATCGGCGTGAAGAATCGCTTGCCGTCGCGCTGCACGGTCAGGCGGTCGCCGTTGTACTCGTCGCTCACCGGCAGGATACGGCGCACGAAGCGCATGAATCGGCCGTTAGCCGGGTTGTGGTCGCCCTGTGCGAACGCCTGGCGGTAGGCCAGGAACAGCAGCAGCGCACCGAAGAGGTAGAAGATCCAGGAGAAGTTCTCGATCAGCGTGGCGCCGAGCGCGATGAATCCACCGCGCATGATGAGCGCGATGACGATGCCGATCATCAGCACCTTCTGCTGATAGATGCGCGGCACGGCGAAGCCGGTCATCACGATGAGGAACACGAAGAGGTTGTCGATCGACAGCGCCTTCTCGGTCAGGTACCCGGCGAAGTACTCACCGCCGTACGTCCAGCCCGACACGGTGCCGATGCCGACGCCGAACAGCAGGGCCAGACCGATGTAGAACGCCGACCAGCGGGCGGACTCGCCGATGGTGGGCTCATGGGGCTTTCGCACGTGGGCGAAGAACTCGTACACGAAGAAGGCGATCGTGACGGCGATCGTGATGATCCACACGAGGGGGGTGATGTTCAAGGAGGTCTCCAGAAGACGAGGCGTGACGAGGTCGACGCCAAGGTCTTCTCCATCCTCGAGAACGAGGACCGGGGACCCGGGATGCAGGGACATCCGTAATGACGAGCCGCCCGTGGTGGAGTACTCCCCTTGGGTTCACTCGATGCTAGCGAATACATCGGCATTCCAGCTATGAGAAAGCTGAGTGGATGCTTCCGGTTCCGGTGGTTCGGGCGGCGATGTCAGGTCGTGGGCTCGTCAGGCGGTCGGGCCGAGGATGAAGTTCCACGCACCCGTGAGCACCGCCGCCGCGATCGCCACCGCCGGGATCACCGCCGCGACGATGACCAGCGCCGTGTCGCGTCGGTCCCACCTCGACTCCCGCGCCCACGAACGCGGTGCCGCACCGCCGAAGCCGCGAGCCTCCATGGCCGTCGCCAGCGACGATCCACGACGGATCGCCAGCACGAACAGCGCGAACGCCATGCCGAGCGCACGACGGACCCGCCCCTCGTCGGCCACCCCGCGCGCACGCCGCGCGAGAGAGAGCGCCCGCCAGTCGTCGACGAGCAGGCCCAGCATCCGCATCCCCGCGAGCGCGCCGACGACGAATCGCGCCGGCAGCCTCACCCGCTGCGCCAGGTCGTCGGCGAGGTCGGTGGGGTCGACCGTGATGAAGAGCACCACCGCGGGGAGTCCGATCGCGAGCACGCGCACGGCG
This genomic interval carries:
- a CDS encoding phosphotransferase; amino-acid sequence: MSIPSTTTEIPPIVRSLAAGATLTPVWLNGIGGLTFRTDDGRYIKWGPHDAEANMRDEAERMRWARRWIAVPEVIDQGEDATHEWLVTAALPGRSAVAPRWIDDPETAVRAVGTALRAMHDSLPVEQCPWTWSPAWRIANAVERGVTVPADLHEPPRLEYYRRLWNET
- a CDS encoding hemolysin family protein, with the translated sequence MGDLAVNIALVFVFVLVGGVFAATEMALVTLRESQINAIAARGRRGEKVASLARNPNTFLSAVQIGVTVAGFASAAYGATSIAPSVAPLLENLGVAAPLALTLSTVLLTLVIAYLSLVLGELVPKRLAIQRNAQFAYAVAPVLDGFAVVMRPVIWLLSVSTNAVVRLLGGDPHKAADELSEEELRDIVATHQSLPDDERRILDDVLSLRGRQVSEVMRPRPEVVALDGAATLAEAIADVRELPFSRYPVIDASLDDIVGFVHVRDLFEAAADDATRAVLGLMRPVEYVPSTAGVLPTLTRMRAAGHQIAVVVDEYGGTDGIVTLEDLVEEVVGEIFDEYDTEDRMPDAGGALDGRLNLQDFAEITGIALPRGASDTVAGFVTEMLGRLAVVGDSVEVPGATIRVTAVDRRRISEIRVAVHEDASPTD
- a CDS encoding TerC family protein codes for the protein MNITPLVWIITIAVTIAFFVYEFFAHVRKPHEPTIGESARWSAFYIGLALLFGVGIGTVSGWTYGGEYFAGYLTEKALSIDNLFVFLIVMTGFAVPRIYQQKVLMIGIVIALIMRGGFIALGATLIENFSWIFYLFGALLLFLAYRQAFAQGDHNPANGRFMRFVRRILPVSDEYNGDRLTVQRDGKRFFTPMFLVIIAIGFVDLIFAVDSIPAIYGLTEEAYIVFTANAFALMGLRQLYFLIGGLLQRLVYLAQGLAVILAFIGVKLVLHAMHVNELPFINGGEPMLWAPEIPIWFSLVFIGATIAVATVASLMKTRRDDKRDALDTPDPSSSAPLTTDTQKEHS
- a CDS encoding energy-coupling factor transporter transmembrane component T family protein; translated protein: MIDPLTARVERSGPIAPRSALAKLIAALLIALPLVLTIDVVSASVALLLEIPLLVLAGLRAKEFWTRTAVLWIAAPLSAVTIALYGATSGTVHVEWLVVRISDGSLALAAATAVRVLAIGLPAVVLFITVDPTDLADDLAQRVRLPARFVVGALAGMRMLGLLVDDWRALSLARRARGVADEGRVRRALGMAFALFVLAIRRGSSLATAMEARGFGGAAPRSWARESRWDRRDTALVIVAAVIPAVAIAAAVLTGAWNFILGPTA